A single window of Athene noctua chromosome 1, bAthNoc1.hap1.1, whole genome shotgun sequence DNA harbors:
- the QTRT2 gene encoding queuine tRNA-ribosyltransferase accessory subunit 2 isoform X3, translated as MAVSLWGNSGRMEMTASKFMDIQRAIQPDWFQCISDGDTISGEAGRKRAKKSVDRSLSFLDVCLQLLEKSPELQGSVMFGAIEGGDILEERLRSARETAKRPVGGFLLDGFQGCAMARETKLNLIASVTAELPEDKPRIIHGVGKPDEVLECIERGVDIFESFFPFQVTERGCALVFSYDCHPDPEAAVLEQNGAKDLERNGAEDNQDEISKADPEMTPFEIFLKDKRYHDDFGPVLEGCTCYCCQRHTRAYIHHLLVTNELLAGVLLMMHNFQHYFSFFSAIRDALRDNKLDQLKKCVFRQVLQGSANAKPGQ; from the exons ATG GCAGTGTCCCTGTGGGGAAACTCAGGGCGTATGGAAATGACAGCTTCCAAGTTCATGGACATACAGCGGGCCATCCAGCCAGACTGGTTCCAGTGCATCTCTGATGGGGACACCATCTCAGGGGAAGCTGGTAGAAAAAGGGCCAAGAAGTCTGTGGATAGGTCACTTTCCTTCCTGGATGTATGCCTTCAGCTGCTAGAAAAATCACCG GAACTACAAGGAAGTGTAATGTTTGGGGCAATTGAAGGTGGAGATATCTTGGAAGAGAGGCTCAGATCAGCCAGAGAGACTGCCAAGCGACCTGTGGGTGGCTTTCTGCTAGATGGCTTCCAGGGCTGTGCCATGGCCAGGGAGACCAAGTTGAACCTGATAGCTTCTGTCACAGCAGAGCTGCCAGAGGATAAACCAAG AATCATCCACGGTGTAGGCAAACCAGATGAGGTGCTTGAGTGCATTGAAAGGGGAGTAGACATATTTGAGAGCTTCTTTCCCTTCCAAGTGACAGAGCGAGGCTGTGCCTTGGTTTTCAGTTATGACTGCCATCCAGATCCTGAAGCAGCAG ttttagaaCAAAATGGGGCCAAGGACCTGGAGAGGAATGGTGCTGAAGACAACCAGGATGAAATCTCCAAAGCTGACCCAGAAATGACACCATTTGAGATATTTCTGAAGGACAAAAG GTACCACGATGATTTTGGTCCTGTGCTGGAAGGATGCACCTGTTACTGCTGCCAGAGGCACACTCGTGCCTACATCCATCACCTCCTCGTGACCAATGAGCTGTTGGCCGGTGTCCTGCTCATGATGCACAACTTCCAGCACTACTTCAGTTTCTTCAGTGCCATACGGGATGCCTTGAGAGACAATAAACTGGATCAGCTGAAAAAATGTGTCTTCAGGCAGGTGCTTCAGGGCTCAGCAAATGCAAAGCCAGGCCAATGA
- the QTRT2 gene encoding queuine tRNA-ribosyltransferase accessory subunit 2 isoform X2, giving the protein MPDTVLYCSLHDPVTPCPSGYNTNKAVSLWGNSGRMEMTASKFMDIQRAIQPDWFQCISDGDTISGEAGRKRAKKSVDRSLSFLDVCLQLLEKSPELQGSVMFGAIEGGDILEERLRSARETAKRPVGGFLLDGFQGCAMARETKLNLIASVTAELPEDKPRIIHGVGKPDEVLECIERGVDIFESFFPFQVTERGCALVFSYDCHPDPEAAVLEQNGAKDLERNGAEDNQDEISKADPEMTPFEIFLKDKRYHDDFGPVLEGCTCYCCQRHTRAYIHHLLVTNELLAGVLLMMHNFQHYFSFFSAIRDALRDNKLDQLKKCVFRQVLQGSANAKPGQ; this is encoded by the exons GCAGTGTCCCTGTGGGGAAACTCAGGGCGTATGGAAATGACAGCTTCCAAGTTCATGGACATACAGCGGGCCATCCAGCCAGACTGGTTCCAGTGCATCTCTGATGGGGACACCATCTCAGGGGAAGCTGGTAGAAAAAGGGCCAAGAAGTCTGTGGATAGGTCACTTTCCTTCCTGGATGTATGCCTTCAGCTGCTAGAAAAATCACCG GAACTACAAGGAAGTGTAATGTTTGGGGCAATTGAAGGTGGAGATATCTTGGAAGAGAGGCTCAGATCAGCCAGAGAGACTGCCAAGCGACCTGTGGGTGGCTTTCTGCTAGATGGCTTCCAGGGCTGTGCCATGGCCAGGGAGACCAAGTTGAACCTGATAGCTTCTGTCACAGCAGAGCTGCCAGAGGATAAACCAAG AATCATCCACGGTGTAGGCAAACCAGATGAGGTGCTTGAGTGCATTGAAAGGGGAGTAGACATATTTGAGAGCTTCTTTCCCTTCCAAGTGACAGAGCGAGGCTGTGCCTTGGTTTTCAGTTATGACTGCCATCCAGATCCTGAAGCAGCAG ttttagaaCAAAATGGGGCCAAGGACCTGGAGAGGAATGGTGCTGAAGACAACCAGGATGAAATCTCCAAAGCTGACCCAGAAATGACACCATTTGAGATATTTCTGAAGGACAAAAG GTACCACGATGATTTTGGTCCTGTGCTGGAAGGATGCACCTGTTACTGCTGCCAGAGGCACACTCGTGCCTACATCCATCACCTCCTCGTGACCAATGAGCTGTTGGCCGGTGTCCTGCTCATGATGCACAACTTCCAGCACTACTTCAGTTTCTTCAGTGCCATACGGGATGCCTTGAGAGACAATAAACTGGATCAGCTGAAAAAATGTGTCTTCAGGCAGGTGCTTCAGGGCTCAGCAAATGCAAAGCCAGGCCAATGA